In Colletotrichum destructivum chromosome 1, complete sequence, the sequence AGAGTACGACTGGCATCATGACACAGCTCcaaggcaggcaggcagacgCAGGCTTCATTAAATACCCGTCCGTTTCCTCGGTTTCCCTCCCACTGTCCCTCGGCCTTGCATCATCTCATCACCCTCCTCATCTCAGTCCAACTACACAACTAAAACAAACCCTccccaaaaaaaaactaGACTACTAGTAGCAAACATGTCTtacggcggcaacgacgacgtgAGTGGTGCTTTCTGTTTGGCTGACGAAGAATCTAAGAGCCGTTGACTAACAACATCTCCAGTCCAACTACGGTTCGTCCCGCAGGGACAACGAGGACAGCTACGGCACCTCGGGCACCACGGGCTAcggctcctccgccacccgccgcaacgacgacgacaacgacaacagcTTCGGCTCTTCCACCACCCGCCGTGACAACGAGGATTCGTACGGCTCCTCCACCACGCGTCGTGACAACGACACCTCCGACTCGTATGGCTCCTCCGGCCTAGGCCGTAGCGGCAACGACTCGACATACAGCTCATCGCGCGGCGACAATGACAACACCTACGGCTCTTCCACCACCCGCCGTGACAACGAAGATTCGTACGGCTCTTCTACCACCCGTCGCGACAACGACACTTCGGACTCGTAcggctcctccaccacccgccgcaacaacgacaacgacaacgacaacgacgactcGTACGGCTCCTCTCGCAAGACTGGCTCTTCGGCCTTCGACTCCACCTCGTccaacctcgccggcgccgactcgCTCTCCTACAACGCCTCGGAGAACAAGGGCCGTACCTACGATAACGACGAGTCATCGtacggcaccaccaccactggcAACCGTCGTGACAACGACATCTCGGACTCGTACGGCTCCTCCACCCGCCGTGACAACGACACCTCGGACTCGTACGGCTCCTCCACCCGTCGCGACAACGATACCTCGGACTCGTACGGCTCCTCCACCCGTCGCGACAACGACACCTCGGACTCGTACGGCTCCTCCACCCGCCGTGACAACGACACCTCGGACTCATACGGATCCTCCACCACGCGCCGtaacaacgacaacgacgactcGTACGGCAACAGCGGGGACAGGAAGGGCGACAGCACGGTCggcaagatcctcgagaaggccggcgaccTCCTCAACAGCGACAAGCTCGGGTCCAAGGGCCAGGCCAAGCGCGAGAAGGCTGGGttcggcaacgacgacaacgagtACTAGACTTACCCGCGCGTCTCTTGGTAGCCCCGGCTGTCTGGGAGACGAATGGGAAGGGGGTGGGGTGTTTGGCTGTCGTGTGGGAAGGGTTGTCTGCGAGCTAGACACGCACgcactctctctccctttccttctctctgCCTACCATCATGGAAGTTTGTGTTGTTTGCTAGCGAGCCCTGAAATGAATCCTGATACCAAGTCACGCCTTTTTTCAAGATGTATGCGATAATAAGAGTGCTCGAATTGATGCTTACAATGTATGTGGATGCTGCTGCGCTatggggggaaaaaagacgCCAATGAACaaatacccccctccctccgacCCTGAGCCTCGCACTCTCGTCCCCGCTCGACTCCTGGACAACGGCTGCCCGCCGTACGGCATCTAAGACAACTTCTTGGTGACCCTCACCAAGACGACACCCTCCGTCAACCGCCCCTCGCAGTCCATGAGATGCACGAAGCGATACCCGCACCGCAGCCGGTCGAGCCTGATggccgcccacgccgccaggTCGTCCCTCccgatctcgtcgtcccgGACCGTGAAGCGCACAAACGTCAGCTCCTCAACCACGCCGGGGACCCCGGCGAACTGCAGCGCCTCGCCCCTGAAGTctgggtcgacgccgcggttcgacttggtcttggccttgTACTCGCTCTCGCGCTCGCGGCCATCGTCCTTGATGTGCGCCCCCGGCAGCCGCTCCTCGGGCGACTCGACGTggacctcgaccttgacATAGGGCTTAAAACCGCTGACCTTGGTGTCACCAGGTGGCAGCGGTAGGTTCTGTGCCGCGAGCACGTCGATCTGGAGGTCCAGCGTCTTGTAGGCGATCTGCGGGACGCCCTGCATCGGCTCAGGGGGCGAGCCTGCTTTGGCGCAGCGATATCCTTTTGTTTTCATCAAAGTTAGCATCAACAAGCTGTAGTAGTGTGAATGGGATCATAAATGCCAAGGGAGCTTGAGAGGGAAACAAGATGGGGGGAACGAAGGGGACAAGACAACAAAACCAACGTACCTTCAGGCTTCAAGACGTAGCCGCCCGTGCCCGCGAACATGCCCTCGTTGAGCATCATTCCCTCGTCCCAGTTCTGCCAGTTGAGCGCCACGACCTGGATGCCGCGGCGCCAGAACACGGGGGCGTCTAGGTTCGAGCTCCCGATCCGCAGGCCCGACGGGTACGCGCGCATTAGGAAATGCCGGTTGTGGTGGAACAGCTCCGCACCCTGCTTCTCGTGCACCTCCATGACTCCCTTCTCCGACAGCGAGAAGATGtgcgtcggcatcgaggcctcggcctgcgTCAGCGACTTGAAGGAAACACCGCGTGTGTagacgcccagcctgctgAGGGCCTGGATGATCTtgctcggcttcgtcttggACGCGGCCTTTTTGTTTGCCGCgcccggcagcggcggtgacggGGACCCGTtttcgccctcgtcgtcgtccagcgcGTCCGTCTCGGGCCCCGTCGGCGGTGCGTACTTCACCTTGACGAGGATCTTGCCCATCAGGTCCGCAGGACGCGGCAGCTCCGCAggctcggcgtcgggcaCCGGGATCAGCAGGCCCTTCCACGTGTCTTCCATGATCTGCACCATGATCTCCTGCTGTTCGGCGCCACAATGAACCTCGAGGCTGACAATGAGCGGCGtgtcggccgccgcgaagCCGTGTTCGCGGATCGTCTCACAGACGTGTCGGAAGGGCACCTCCTTGGTGAGTGTGTAACCGTGAAACACCTGGGGCTCGATAGGGTAGAGTCTGGGAGAACGTGTCTTCTGCAGCGTATCCGATCCAGCGGGGGCTGCTGCTTGCTGAGCCCCGACCGAGAGCGGAGGGGTGGCGGTCTCTGTCGGCGGGCTCGTGGACTTTTCGATCCTCTcatccatcttcttccccaGCGACGTCTTCTCCAACCTGCTCGCGAGTGAACCAGGCATCTTATCCTTGAGCATCTTGAGTTTGCtccgcttctccttcttgggtTGCGGCACACccgccgcagcggcggcggcgacggcctcatcatcgctgctgctgacggACGTGTCATCCTCGTTGTCGGAATCATCGCCGTCCCACACGTCGATCTCGATGCACCTGCAACCCCGAAGCAGCACATTCTTGTAGGCGTCGGTGCTCGACTCGCTGTACAACTGGTTCCCAGTAAGGTACGTGTTGTGACTGGAGCTGATGAAGTAGCTCGACAACGGGTACGTCAGGTCCTGCTCGCGGGCCggggcggtggcggccgaggccgaggaggccatgtAGCTGAGGAAGCCGCTGAAGTCGAGCTCCTCCGGGGCGGCCCCCGTGGCCAATGCTGTGAGACAGTcggccgtctcctcggcctggacgTTTTTTACAAAAGACGCTATTTGCTCCTTGTGCCACTTCTGGTCGGCCTGACCGGCGTGGGCGTTGAATATCTTGGTCAGGTGGGGGAGAACGGAGTCCTTGAGCGTCTTGACGGTGCGCTGCGACTCGctggcaccgccgccggcctgggctTGGAGCGGTGGCCTGGTCGTCGTTTTGCTGCCGGCCGTGGTGGCCGCAGGTTGGGCTACGGTGTCTTCCATGGTTATCGATGTTGATGTCGTGAGGCGGTGAGGGTTGAGAGTCGAGCGGGTGGGTGTAACAGAAGCGACTGAGAGTAAAGTCAAGAGTGGAGAGGAGGTGAGAGGATGGAAGAAAGCGAGGCAAGCAGAGAGGTGAGACGACGAGATACAAATCAGCGTCTCTCGCGTGCTGGCTTCAACTCAACCACTAAGCGTCAATAGCGTGAGCTTGTGACAAGGAAGACGTAGAGTCCGAGGTAGGTAGGTCGAGCTAGGTCGAGCTAGCTACTGATGTATGTGCTGTAATGCTCGGCTCGCTATCCCGGACTTGCTTGATATATGTGGGCGGGCTTCCCTTACGTCGCCCCGCCAAGCTCCCGCAGCTTCGGtagaggggaggggggataaTCTTGTTTTGACCCgctcccctccttctcgttGGTACATCAAGAAAGAAATAGGGAAACCGACGATCCAGTCAGTTTCAGCTTGGCAAGGGTGGCACAGAAGCCGAGTGGTTCTTCCTGGGGCGGTCGGTACGAGAGCGCTCTGTCTCTCTAAAGGTCCAGTGGCTCTTGACTTCGTGGCAGCTCCTGGAATGGGTAGCTAGCGGGGTGGTGTCGGGGTGTGTGCGGTGAGTCCTCTCGTGTGGTTCGTTGGGATGTCGTTGCAGGGtcctctttcttttcttttggcGGTAAAGAGAACCCTTCCCCAGCGGCCATCCAGTCCAGACCGTCTGACAGCAAACCTCCCCGCTTATCGATAGTGCCAACCCCCGCCATTCACCCCTCACTTTAGTACCCTTTGCCAGGTCTCCGTCTGATACCCCTGCTCTGAGCTTCACCTCGTAGAGAAACCTCTGGAATGACGGTTGAGAGCACTTGTGGTTAATAGCATCTCAAAACCAAAGACTGCTACTGTTGGGGTGAACTCATATAGTCCGACACCATCTATTGCCAAGACATGACACGACTCCCGTCCCCCCACGAGCATGAGCATGAACGTCCAAAATACGAGGAACGGCCCGCACCCGTTCGAGTGGGCCAAAGCTCACACGCTCATGCTTGTGCTCACAATCACGTTCATCCCGGCTCATTTGATACCTACCGTCTTCGATCTGACCCAGGAACGAGGGAGAGGGATCCAGTTTCTTTCTGTTCAAAACAATACCCAATGTCGTTTTTGTAAATAGATATATGtaaccaaaaaaaaaaaagttcgCTCATAAATGTCGTCAGGTCGTAAGGCGTGATAGGGGTAGTTTTATGCACATGTCCATCCACCATtcaccccctcccttcttcgTCAGAAAGTTGAAATCCGCAACTTTTTGGGTTCTGTTTTCACAATGAGATCGCGCCTTTCACGCTCTTTCGCTTCCCTCTGACAACCCTCACGTCGACCGAGCTGCAGGGTGCCTTCATGGCCGTATGGGCGACGTGACCGACGTCCACGTGTTGGCCTTGCTCATCGTCCGCTTCCGcatcatggccatgatgTCCGCCTCCATGTGCTCAATGTTCTTCTCCAGATCCGCGTCTTCGGAGGCGAACTTGCCCTCGCGCCGCCGGTCGAACACGATCCacccgccgacgatgacgattGTCAACGGTATCGTGATGGCGAAGTACACCCAGAGCTCCTTGGAGATGACCGGGTCCGCTCCTGTTCCGCGGGTGTCAGCCGTGGTGATCCGCGGTACCTGGCCAATGGCTAGCCTTCAAGTGCTAGACCGTCAAGGATCCAAAACTCACCGTTTCCGAAATCGAAAAACGTCATGCTGAAAACGGACGCGAGAAAGGTCCCTGGCAGGAACACGGCACCGAGCAACGAGATAGTCTTCATCGCCGTGCTGTCCCGCTTGCTGGCGTGCGCCAGTCTGCGCTGCTCACCGGCCATCTGAAACTGAATCTTGGACTCTCGCTGAGAGAGCAGGTTGTATAGCTGTCCTTGATTGTCAGCATCACAGCCAGCAGTTTTCATCAAACGGGACCTCCCGAGACCAGAAGAAAAAACCGTACCGCACTCCGCTGGATGTGTAGCCTCTccaacgtcgtcgcctgGTAATTCTCAATGCCCCTGAGCTTCAGCCGGTAAAAGTCCAACCTGGCAATCATGCTCCGGTGCAACTTGTCCAGGTCGGGCGTGAGGTGGTCGGCAGGCACCTTCTCCTTGAACTTAtgcagcccggcctcgatctccttGACGATCTCCAGGTACGCTTGCGGCCGCTTCCACAGCACCTGGCTATGACACTCGACAAGGTCACGGCtgatggcgtcgacctcgaggtaCCCGTCCTTGCTGACGTagccttcctcgtcctcgatctCGTTGCGCATGCTGACGGCGTGCTCGAGCTTGCGCAGCCAGTCGCGGGCGTCGCGCTGCTTCTGGTCGTTCTGCGACGACAGGTCGTGCGAtaggatgatgatgggcaaGAGCATCGGGTGGCCCACCTGACGCGCGCAGAACGTGAGGTGTTGGATCGCTGCGACGATGTCGGAGCTCGGTGTGCCCTTGACGTAGCCCGACGTGATGCCGTTGCTAAAGCAGTGCGAGAGCATAATCTCCCACCCGCGCgtcttccccttcttgcgGACGTCGGACTTGCGGAAGATGATTTCTGGGACGGCTGGTCAGTAGTGGCAAAAGTCAATCGGTTCTCTGCAATCGGCAAGACCAACGTAGAGTGggatcatcgtcgtcttggtcATAGGCACACCAGAAGAATGGCCCAACGACGCTGGTGCCCTCGATGGCTCTGAAGGGCAGCCGCATGGCGCGGACCATGGACTGGTAGGCATCTGCCGTGAAGGTGATCGTATGCGGTGTAAATGTGTCCTTGTGCTTGGCATTCTTCTGGAGTCTGTCCAAGTGTCAGtcagcccccctccccacgaCCTCTCACACCGAATGCTTGGTGGATGTTACGTACACTAATCGAATGCCGTTGAGCAGTTTGACGTCCTCTTTGACCTTTGCCGGCTCGAACGCGCCCTGGAGGAACCTGATTATCAGCCGCGCTGATTCTCATCGAAAGCCTCTCACGAAGGATTGCGGTTGTGTTTATTGTCACATGGTCTTACATACCCGTCGGTGGAGGAAGTTGTCAAATTCGTCCATGGTTAGAGGGTGCTCCTCGCACGTGTTGTAGAATGGGTCCTGAAAGTCAATTGGCTTTAGTCTCTCGCTGTTCATGGAGAAACCGCGTTTCCGCGCCTGTGGCCCGTTCATCCAGCTATGTAATGCCGTCTCTCGGGCAAGAAAAAGTAAGAGGCATCTAACTCAGAACTCACCGAATAGTTGAGAATTTCAACATAATGCGTCGCTTCCGAGATCTGGCGGCACTTGCTGACATGCTCGCGGAACATGTAGTCGTCCATCTTGAGCtccctacctaggtaggtactaAGGAAGGTAGGTATATATCAATTGAGCCAGCAGATACGACGTAGACCATAAAACGCTAATTGACACAGTACCTCGACTTCGGCGGAGGAACAGGaaaacagcagcagcagcagcagcagcagcaacaaacaAGGCTACACCAACCGGcaaaggaaagagagagagg encodes:
- a CDS encoding Putative corA, transmembrane region, which translates into the protein MDDYMFREHVSKCRQISEATHYVEILNYSDPFYNTCEEHPLTMDEFDNFLHRRGAFEPAKVKEDVKLLNGIRLVLQKNAKHKDTFTPHTITFTADAYQSMVRAMRLPFRAIEGTSVVGPFFWCAYDQDDDDPTLQIIFRKSDVRKKGKTRGWEIMLSHCFSNGITSGYVKGTPSSDIVAAIQHLTFCARQVGHPMLLPIIILSHDLSSQNDQKQRDARDWLRKLEHAVSMRNEIEDEEGYVSKDGYLEVDAISRDLVECHSQVLWKRPQAYLEIVKEIEAGLHKFKEKVPADHLTPDLDKLHRSMIARLDFYRLKLRGIENYQATTLERLHIQRSALYNLLSQRESKIQFQMAGEQRRLAHASKRDSTAMKTISLLGAVFLPGTFLASVFSMTFFDFGNGADPVISKELWVYFAITIPLTIVIVGGWIVFDRRREGKFASEDADLEKNIEHMEADIMAMMRKRTMSKANTWTSVTSPIRP
- a CDS encoding Putative C2 domain, phosphatidylinositol-specific phospholipase C, X domain, C2 domain superfamily translates to MEDTVAQPAATTAGSKTTTRPPLQAQAGGGASESQRTVKTLKDSVLPHLTKIFNAHAGQADQKWHKEQIASFVKNVQAEETADCLTALATGAAPEELDFSGFLSYMASSASAATAPAREQDLTYPLSSYFISSSHNTYLTGNQLYSESSTDAYKNVLLRGCRCIEIDVWDGDDSDNEDDTSVSSSDDEAVAAAAAAGVPQPKKEKRSKLKMLKDKMPGSLASRLEKTSLGKKMDERIEKSTSPPTETATPPLSVGAQQAAAPAGSDTLQKTRSPRLYPIEPQVFHGYTLTKEVPFRHVCETIREHGFAAADTPLIVSLEVHCGAEQQEIMVQIMEDTWKGLLIPVPDAEPAELPRPADLMGKILVKVKYAPPTGPETDALDDDEGENGSPSPPLPGAANKKAASKTKPSKIIQALSRLGVYTRGVSFKSLTQAEASMPTHIFSLSEKGVMEVHEKQGAELFHHNRHFLMRAYPSGLRIGSSNLDAPVFWRRGIQVVALNWQNWDEGMMLNEGMFAGTGGYVLKPEGYRCAKAGSPPEPMQGVPQIAYKTLDLQIDVLAAQNLPLPPGDTKVSGFKPYVKVEVHVESPEERLPGAHIKDDGRERESEYKAKTKSNRGVDPDFRGEALQFAGVPGVVEELTFVRFTVRDDEIGRDDLAAWAAIRLDRLRCGYRFVHLMDCEGRLTEGVVLVRVTKKLS